The proteins below are encoded in one region of Pomacea canaliculata isolate SZHN2017 linkage group LG7, ASM307304v1, whole genome shotgun sequence:
- the LOC112567929 gene encoding uncharacterized protein LOC112567929 yields MTVIEVCFLLLFVTCAQGTECDVFDGNTLKCIFPNNVNSTRTDFTAYFYPSDNGYPELLIDCVWVGDRLECIQQEGFSCMRPVSNIAQIKLHTRFSVKTGKYKCIAEGVRHEDSKLCQYTNSQPEKKDESLHEDEQKYDRKWIKEKHSPNNHLDHEDKGSPPAAVGPVFGSLIFILIILSGILLYTRHISKKIFSSKLQCQRGNSLNSEAGILNGESARSYQSTDRLDVS; encoded by the exons ATGACTGTAATTGAAGTTTGCTTCTTATTGCTGTTTGTCACCTGTGCCCAAG GAACAGAATGTGATGTATTTGACGGGAACACCCTAAAATGCATATTTCCAAACAATGTCAACTCCACTCGGACAGATTTTACCGCCTATTTCTACCCCAGTGACAATGGTTATCCAG AGCTGCTTATTGACTGTGTATGGGTTGGTGACAGGCTTGAGTGCATCCAACAGGAAGGTTTCAGTTGCATGCGGCCAGTGTCAAACATTGCCCAAATCAAACTGCATACACGATTTTCTGTGAAAACTGGAAAATATAAGTGCATAGCTGAAGGTGTCAGACATGAAGACTCCAAACTTTGTCAGTATACCAATAGCcagcctgaaaaaaaagacgagaGCCTACATGAAGACGAACAGAAGTACGATCGTAAATGGATTAAAGAAAAACACTCACCAAACAACCATCTTGATCATGAAG ACAAAGGCTCACCACCAGCTGCAGTTGGACCTGTCTTCGGATCACTTATATTCATCTTGATCATCTTGTCTGGCATTTTGCTGTACACCAGGCATATTAGTAAAA AGATATTTTCATCAAAGCTGCAATGCCAAAGGGGAAACTCACTGAACTCAGAAGCAGGCATATTGAATGGAGAATCTGCAAGGTCATATCAATCTACTGACCGCTTAGATGTCTCCTAA
- the LOC112567915 gene encoding uncharacterized protein LOC112567915, protein MGSQYCLSFLAVLFLQIGTATAYACVILGANQTPHEEITIEENTQANFSFQLRLERSITESAFVIEIKMSENGKYYDACRCRWLSKNNGVCKNQRNVSICETDSYEMRFSLLVQRSYGDIIWELYTTNCTPLTLRKTKLQVTYSAKVTGLEVDGQEVNETYLVEDNQKVNISCSFTNGNPPVSVRLMDDIGSALNSSKHKEGPLTLIIGMFRCSEVWPTVRCEAAGSKLNRSVTILGRCLPQLSHIGSQLVALPKVLKEGLKLRLRSYTSDIRNCLVTKLPPQPTTKKVTCELSGRIPNFSLTMRFAGEMLIDEGIWILHAITELGFSNITFVLINNTGGGEYQ, encoded by the exons ATGGGATCACAATACTGTTTATCCTTCTTGGCTGTTTTGTTTCTCCAAATAGGAACAGCCACTGCCTACGCTT GTGTAATACTTGGCGCAAATCAAACACCTCACGAGGAAATAACAATTGAAGAGAACACACAAGCTAATTTCAGCTTTCAGCTGAGATTGGAAAGAAGTATTACAGAATCTGCTTTTGTAATTGAAATTAAGATGTCCgaaaatggaaaatattatGATGCTTGCCGATGCCGGTGGCTGTCTAAGAATAACGGCGTCTGCAAAAATCAGAGAAATGTTTCCATTTGCGAGACCGACAGTTATGAGATGCGCTTCTCTCTGCTTGTCCAGCGGAGTTATGGCGACATCATATGGGAATTATACACAACAAATTGCACTCCACTGACACTGAGGAAAACTAAATTACAAGTCACAT ATTCGGCAAAGGTCACAGGACTGGAGGTCGATGGACAAGAAGTTAATGAGACTTATCTTGTCGAGGACAATCAAAAGGTCAACATATCGTGCTCCTTTACCAATGGAAATCCTCCAGTCAGTGTTCGCCTAATGGATGACATCGGGAGTGCACTAAACTCTTCAAAACATAAAGAAGGCCCTCTCACGCTCATTATCGGAATGTTTCGCTGTTCCGAAGTCTGGCCAACCGTCAGATGTGAAGCTGCTGGCTCGAAACTGAACAGATCGGTGACCATTTTGGGTAGAT gtCTGCCTCAGTTGTCCCACATTGGTTCCCAATTGGTTGCGTTGCCAAAAGTGTTAAAGGAAGGTCTCAAACTAAGACTACGATCCTACACAAGTGATATCAGGAACTGTCTGGTGACCAAATTGCCCCCTCAACCTACCACAAAGAAAGTCACATGCGAATTAAGTGGCAGAATCCCAAATTTCAGCTTAACAATGCGCTTTGCTGGAGAAATGTTGATTGATGAAGGGATTTGGATATTACATGCCATAACAGAGCTAGGCTTCTCAAACATCACATTTGTGCTCATTAATAACACTGGTGGAGGTGAGTATCAATAA
- the LOC112567913 gene encoding uncharacterized protein LOC112567913 isoform X1, whose amino-acid sequence MALPYILIGLLNLLLSTPCMASNCPIRHSAQTHYEETEVKENAWANFSYPLSGKSGKMLKNSDYNIEIKVCENGILSMACWCRCVPHNNILCRNEITESVCDADNSEMRLSLLGKRSYSDIVWEFFTQGVPPVVLKHTKLKVVNPPVIEQLTVNGKQESKIYVNETEKIRVFCSFSNGHPPVTIRLLEVGGRVSNSSNATKGRIELFFKAYRCTDVWHSVRCEGPSSELNRSVSILVKCPPQFSSVAAEDLDLSRNKQDGLNISIRSHTQNISKCEMKESSRQEVKKVECKPIGSPPDFNLTLLFGVQSWIGEGNWTLFLTNDVGTSEKTFLFKQKTALNDAKSPGPEEWKMILLIVSACLLGVTVFVAVALILCILKNTKRHESAERPHRTRMMSARTIENNNDQHQDDIYNNVTEDEAVSLPRASSASETQLQESASGGRNPDGLIYGDLDFSNKTATNMIIGSESETQYADIHFAAAAIE is encoded by the exons ATGGCTTTACCCTACATTTTAATTGGCTTGCTAAATTTGCTTTTATCAACTCCATGTATGGCTTCAAACT GTCCTATAAGGCACTCAGCTCAAACGCATTACGAGGAAACTGAAGTCAAAGAGAACGCATGGGCAAATTTCAGTTATCCACTTTCAGGAAAAAGCGGCAAGATGTTAAAAAACTCCGATTATAATATTGAAATCAAAGTGTGTGAAAATGGAATATTGTCAATGGCTTGTTGGTGTCGATGTGTACCACACAATAACATTCTATGTAGAAACGAAATCACCGAATCAGTCTGCGATGCCGACAACTCTGAGATGCGCTTGTCCCTCCTGGGAAAGAGGAGCTATAGTGATATTGTATGGGAGTTTTTCACACAGGGTGTTCCTCCAGTTGTGTTGAAACACACTAAGCTGAAAGTTGTAA ATCCTCCAGTAATCGAACAGCTCACTGTGAATGGAaagcaagaaagcaaaatatatgtAAACGAGACGGAAAAGATTCGTGTTTTCTGCTCCTTCTCTAATGGACACCCTCCAGTGACCATCCGGCTGCTGGAAGTAGGTGGACGAGTAAGCAACTCGTCGAATGCCACAAAAGGACGGATTGAGCTTTTCTTTAAAGCCTATCGCTGCACGGATGTCTGGCATTCTGTCAGGTGTGAGGGACCGAGTTCGGAACTGAACCGGTCTGTAAGCATTCTTGTCAAGT GTCCTCCCCAATTTTCAAGTGTGGCTGCGGAAGATCTCGATTTGTCAAGGAATAAGCAAGATGGATTGAATATCAGTATTAGGtcccacacacaaaatatcagcaAGTGTGAAATGAAAGAGTCCTCAAGACAGGAGGTGAAGAAGGTGGAGTGCAAGCCTATTGGAAGTCCCCCTGATTTTAACTTAACCCTGCTGTTTGGTGTGCAATCATGGATTGGAGAAGGAAACTGGACTTTGTTTCTCACAAATGATGTTGGAACGTCAGAAAAAACATTCTTattcaaacagaaaacagccttga ATGATGCAAAGTCTCCCGGTCCTGAGGAATGGAAAATGATTCTTCTAATAGTGTCAGCCTGTCTGCTAGGTGTTACGGTTTTTGTTGCTGTAGCCCTTATCCTGTGCATTCTGAAAAACACCAAACGACACGAATCAG CAGAAAGACCTCATAG GACCCGTATGATGTCAGCGAGAACAATTGAAAACAACAATGACCAACACCAGGACGACATCTACAATAATGTTACAG AGGACGAAGCAGTAAGCCTCCCTCGTGCATCAAGCGCTTCAGAAACTCAG CTCCAAGAGTCAGCTTCCGGTGGTAGGAATCCTGACGGCTTGATATACGGAGATTTGGACTTCTCGAACAAGACAGCGACTAACATGATCATTGGTTCTGAGTCAGAGACACAGTATGCTGACATTCACTTTGCAGCTGCTGCCATAGAATAA
- the LOC112567930 gene encoding uncharacterized protein LOC112567930, with amino-acid sequence MKNVFCFFCLFLNTVEKTETSCNVEETILKCSVLENSIGDRKDLSISLHPDGGPSELLVDCAWEKDEPNCILLPGVILRQPVSNIVEISLTRRDISNPKCEPGGSSPEIIYPCQLREAQDEDSVEDTWQEEKVLQMQQDTPNKKTPSKIDSVETEKNSKTPNSVIGNAAGIVALLSLIIFVVWRIWNPRNPIFTF; translated from the exons ATGaagaatgttttctgtttcttctgccTCTTTTTAAATACCGTAG aaaaaacagaaacaagttGTAATGTAGAAGAGACGATTTTAAAATGCAGCGTTTTGGAAAACTCGATCGGTGACCGGAAAGATCTTAGTATCTCTTTACATCCCGACGGTGGACCTTCAG AATTGCTGGTTGACTGTGCATGGGAAAAGGACGAGCCTAACTGCATCCTACTGCCAGGTGTGATATTGAGACAACCGGTGTCAAACATCGTCGAAATAAGCCTTACAAGACGAGATATAAGCAATCCAAAATGTGAACCTGGTGGATCAAGCCCTGAAATTATTTATCCCTGTCAGCTTCGCGAAGCCCAAGATGAAGACTCAGTTGAAGACACATGGCAGGAAGAAAAAGTGCTTCAAATGCAGCAGGAcacaccaaataaaaaaactccTTCCAAGATCGATTCAGTTGAAACAG agaaaaacagcaaaacaccGAACTCTGTTATTGGAAATGCTGCTGGAATAGTTGCACTTTTATCCCTAATCATCTTTGTGGTTTGGCGCATATGGAATCCAAGAAACCCG attttcacattttaa
- the LOC112567927 gene encoding uncharacterized protein LOC112567927: protein MIKIVFFLLLFSPCTQEGVYDTGTQCDVLGRNTLKCIFPNNVNSTRTDFAAYFYPDDNSYPELLIDCGWVDDRLQCIQKKGFRCMRPVSNIAEIRLHTRFAVKAGKFGCIAEGVSHEDAKLCQYTRSQPEGNDESLHEEEKNYRREWVRKSLYKSLTKSQFIEDTPNSHLYPFAGTNLHLYSADKDLPPTIVVPVIGAVIGVLFVLNCLLRYSRLNHKKMCSSNSQNAEGGRVYGKPRWTYFSTFCI, encoded by the exons atgattaaaatagttttcttcttaCTACTGTTCTCTCCTTGTACCCAAG agGGTGTCTATGACACAGGAACACAATGTGATGTACTTGGAAGGAACACCCTAAAATGCATATTTCCCAACAATGTCAACTCCACGCGGACAGACTTTGCCGCCTATTTCTATCCCGATGACAATAGTTATCCAG AGCTGCTTATTGACTGTGGATGGGTGGATGACAGGCTTCAGTGCATCCAAAAGAAAGGTTTCAGGTGCATGAGACCAGTGTCAAACATTGCCGAAATCAGACTGCATACACGGTTTGCTGTGAAAGCTGGAAAATTCGGATGTATAGCTGAGGGTGTTAGTCATGAAGATGCCAAACTTTGTCAGTATACTAGGAGCCAGCCTGAAGGAAATGACGAGAGCCtgcatgaagaagaaaagaactaCAGACGTGAATGGGTTAGAAAAAGCCTGTATAAATCTCTGACAAAGAGCCAGTTTATAGAAGACACACCGAACAGTCATCTGTATCCTTTTG ctggaACTAATCTGCATCTTTACTCCGCAGACAAAGACTTACCTCCAACTATAGTTGTACCTGTCATCGGAGCAGTTATTGGGGTCTTATTCGTCTTGAATTGCCTTTTGCGGTACAGCCGTCTTAATCATAAAA AGATGTGTTCATCAAACTCACAGAACGCAGAAGGAGGCAGAGTGTATGGAAAACCTAGatggacatatttttctacCTTCTGCATTTAG
- the LOC112567913 gene encoding uncharacterized protein LOC112567913 isoform X2 — translation MALPYILIGLLNLLLSTPCMASNCPIRHSAQTHYEETEVKENAWANFSYPLSGKSGKMLKNSDYNIEIKVCENGILSMACWCRCVPHNNILCRNEITESVCDADNSEMRLSLLGKRSYSDIVWEFFTQGVPPVVLKHTKLKVVNPPVIEQLTVNGKQESKIYVNETEKIRVFCSFSNGHPPVTIRLLEVGGRVSNSSNATKGRIELFFKAYRCTDVWHSVRCEGPSSELNRSVSILVKCPPQFSSVAAEDLDLSRNKQDGLNISIRSHTQNISKCEMKESSRQEVKKVECKPIGSPPDFNLTLLFGVQSWIGEGNWTLFLTNDVGTSEKTFLFKQKTALNDAKSPGPEEWKMILLIVSACLLGVTVFVAVALILCILKNTKRHESERPHRTRMMSARTIENNNDQHQDDIYNNVTEDEAVSLPRASSASETQLQESASGGRNPDGLIYGDLDFSNKTATNMIIGSESETQYADIHFAAAAIE, via the exons ATGGCTTTACCCTACATTTTAATTGGCTTGCTAAATTTGCTTTTATCAACTCCATGTATGGCTTCAAACT GTCCTATAAGGCACTCAGCTCAAACGCATTACGAGGAAACTGAAGTCAAAGAGAACGCATGGGCAAATTTCAGTTATCCACTTTCAGGAAAAAGCGGCAAGATGTTAAAAAACTCCGATTATAATATTGAAATCAAAGTGTGTGAAAATGGAATATTGTCAATGGCTTGTTGGTGTCGATGTGTACCACACAATAACATTCTATGTAGAAACGAAATCACCGAATCAGTCTGCGATGCCGACAACTCTGAGATGCGCTTGTCCCTCCTGGGAAAGAGGAGCTATAGTGATATTGTATGGGAGTTTTTCACACAGGGTGTTCCTCCAGTTGTGTTGAAACACACTAAGCTGAAAGTTGTAA ATCCTCCAGTAATCGAACAGCTCACTGTGAATGGAaagcaagaaagcaaaatatatgtAAACGAGACGGAAAAGATTCGTGTTTTCTGCTCCTTCTCTAATGGACACCCTCCAGTGACCATCCGGCTGCTGGAAGTAGGTGGACGAGTAAGCAACTCGTCGAATGCCACAAAAGGACGGATTGAGCTTTTCTTTAAAGCCTATCGCTGCACGGATGTCTGGCATTCTGTCAGGTGTGAGGGACCGAGTTCGGAACTGAACCGGTCTGTAAGCATTCTTGTCAAGT GTCCTCCCCAATTTTCAAGTGTGGCTGCGGAAGATCTCGATTTGTCAAGGAATAAGCAAGATGGATTGAATATCAGTATTAGGtcccacacacaaaatatcagcaAGTGTGAAATGAAAGAGTCCTCAAGACAGGAGGTGAAGAAGGTGGAGTGCAAGCCTATTGGAAGTCCCCCTGATTTTAACTTAACCCTGCTGTTTGGTGTGCAATCATGGATTGGAGAAGGAAACTGGACTTTGTTTCTCACAAATGATGTTGGAACGTCAGAAAAAACATTCTTattcaaacagaaaacagccttga ATGATGCAAAGTCTCCCGGTCCTGAGGAATGGAAAATGATTCTTCTAATAGTGTCAGCCTGTCTGCTAGGTGTTACGGTTTTTGTTGCTGTAGCCCTTATCCTGTGCATTCTGAAAAACACCAAACGACACGAATCAG AAAGACCTCATAG GACCCGTATGATGTCAGCGAGAACAATTGAAAACAACAATGACCAACACCAGGACGACATCTACAATAATGTTACAG AGGACGAAGCAGTAAGCCTCCCTCGTGCATCAAGCGCTTCAGAAACTCAG CTCCAAGAGTCAGCTTCCGGTGGTAGGAATCCTGACGGCTTGATATACGGAGATTTGGACTTCTCGAACAAGACAGCGACTAACATGATCATTGGTTCTGAGTCAGAGACACAGTATGCTGACATTCACTTTGCAGCTGCTGCCATAGAATAA